A stretch of Prosthecodimorpha staleyi DNA encodes these proteins:
- the serB gene encoding phosphoserine phosphatase SerB, with protein sequence MTHVATLISSPAAPALTPEAIAAARRRLGSGDTVPLDPGVAADLHFVPAAGTDPETDLRITLAGLPLDIVVQPVEGRRKRLLIADMDSTMIGQECIDELAAEIGIKDHVAAITERAMRGELAFEPALRERVGLLAGIDAGVVDRIIAARITLTPGGPELVRTMRANGAYTALVSGGFTVFTGPIAGRIGFDENRANTLLAEDGRLVGRVAEPILGAEAKLASLHELATTRDIPMALTLAVGDGANDLPMLQAAGLGVAFRAKPKVAAAAAARIEHADLTALLYLQGYRRAEFVAA encoded by the coding sequence ATGACCCACGTTGCAACCCTGATCTCGTCGCCCGCCGCGCCGGCCCTCACCCCGGAGGCGATCGCCGCCGCGCGCCGTCGGCTCGGCTCCGGCGACACCGTCCCGTTGGACCCGGGCGTCGCCGCCGACCTGCATTTCGTGCCCGCGGCCGGGACCGATCCGGAAACGGACCTGCGCATCACGCTCGCCGGGCTGCCGCTCGACATCGTCGTGCAACCGGTCGAGGGCCGGCGCAAGCGCCTGCTGATCGCCGACATGGATTCGACCATGATCGGCCAGGAATGCATCGACGAACTGGCCGCCGAGATCGGCATCAAGGATCATGTCGCGGCGATCACCGAGCGGGCCATGCGCGGCGAACTCGCCTTCGAGCCGGCCTTGCGCGAGCGCGTCGGCCTGCTCGCCGGGATCGATGCCGGCGTGGTCGACCGGATCATCGCGGCGCGCATCACGCTGACGCCGGGCGGCCCCGAACTCGTGCGCACCATGCGGGCGAACGGCGCCTATACGGCGCTGGTCTCGGGCGGCTTCACGGTCTTCACCGGGCCGATCGCCGGCCGGATCGGCTTCGACGAGAATCGCGCCAACACGCTGCTGGCCGAGGACGGCCGTCTGGTCGGGCGGGTCGCCGAGCCGATCCTCGGCGCCGAGGCCAAACTCGCCTCGCTGCACGAACTCGCGACGACCCGGGATATCCCGATGGCCCTGACGCTCGCCGTCGGCGACGGCGCCAATGACCTGCCGATGCTGCAGGCCGCCGGCCTCGGCGTGGCTTTCCGGGCGAAGCCCAAGGTCGCCGCCGCGGCCGCGGCCCGCATCGAGCATGCCGACCTGACCGCCCTCCTCTATCTTCAGGGCTACCGCCGGGCGGAGTTCGTCGCGGCCTGA